The genomic segment CCTCGTGTTATACTAATATCGCAAATCTAGTATAGTGAACTTCGAGCCGGGATCAATCCTCCCTTGGAGAAGGGGAGGGATCTCTTCCCGCTAGTCCCTGACTCTGTCGGTTATAACAGAATTGCACATCTAGTATAATAGTGCCGTCGAACAGGACCATCATAGGGACAGTCCGTACGACCGTCCTCATCAAGATCCATGCCGTCCTCCGTCTGCAGGGCAGGAGCGCAGTAACGGTTATTTCACTTTGGATCACAGCAGATTCAGGCGCTTAACGTCTCGACAACCGTACGATCGCAAAGCTGCGTCATCACTCGAAAATCCTTGGGCTCAGGCGGTTATGGCTATTGCTGAAAGCGGAGCGGATCTGAACGCAAAGAATGAGTTTGGATCGACGCCTATCGCCCGCCGTCGAATGCGACGACTGCCCTTGTCCAGACCGCGCTCGCGTGCGCCGCGAAGGCATGGAAGGGGAATAGAGAAGGAAACGGGTTCGCGTACACGAAAGCTGGCGTGATGCTCGACGACCTGGTGCCGCAGGAACTCGCCCCGGTGGCTCTTCGCTCATGAACAGGCGAGCGCAGGAAAGCTGTCGGCCGCGCTGGATACGATCAACGATCGATGGGGGAAGAAGACTTTGGTCCTCGCCTCCGAGGGCTTCAGGCAGTCGTTCGCAACGAAGGCCGACATTCGATCCCCGCGCTATACGACCCGGCTTTCAGATTTGCCAGTAGTAAGAGCGTGAATCGCTTAATACTTGAAATGGCCAGAATAACCGAAAGCTAAGAAATTCCGTTTATACGGGGCTGGCCAGGTGCAGTTATGCGCAGCAATGAGTTCGATTAAGGTTTTTGCAATGAAGTCTTTTCTCTCAACCGTTTTCGCGGCGGCATTTATTGGTGCTTCTGCCTCGGCTTCGCCGGCGTTGGCTCAAGAGACAAGACCGCTTGATAACCTTTATGCTTGCGTCGGCTATTACAGAATTTTCCAGATGCTTCCGGCCTCTCGTCAGTATGGCGAGAAGCAGTTGAGCAAGCTATACAAGATTATCATGACAATTGAGGGCAAGAGCTTTGCCGAACCTAACGACCTTAGTGAGATCACCATGGCGGGTTTTCAGGACGAAAACGGCCCGGATGAGTTTGTTGAAAAGACACGAAACGCTGACAAAAGCTGCACGGACACGATTGTACAATACTCTTCGGTAGCTCGCGGCGAAGCGGTCCCAATGTCCGAAGGGCCAAATGTTGCTATGATCGTTCACAACAAAAAACTGGTGACTGGACGGGCGGCATACGAAAAACAAGAAGCAGATCGAGCATCGGCATTTGAAGGAATGTTCGCAGAGGCGCAGCGTTGCGCTACAGTCTTTCGGGTTGAAACAGATCAATTTCCATCCGTAGCGCATCAGCACGATATGGCCTTTTTCTGGGGTAGAGCTCAGAGCCTCGCAGAGAAAAATGGTAAGAGCGAGCTGGAATTTAGATCAGTGATATTTGATCCTTATCAAGAAATCTCGGAAATGCGGTCATCAATGACGGATAAATACACAGAGGTGCTTGATACGTGCCGCGAACTCAGAACGTCATTGCAGCAATGATTTTGCACTCGACCGACAGGTTAGAGTGGGCAAGTGCCTTTGCGGGTAAACGCGTTTTACCCCGCTTAGCAATCACGGCCCATGCGACCCGCGCCGCGCCATCTGTCCGATGGTTCCATAATACATATTTTACGCAATCAACTTATTGATTTAAAAGAATAAAATTCAATGGGCCTTCCCTTTAACCAGAACTTTGCAGATCAGTGGATGACCGCTTAATGCCGGAGCTGCCGGTTGGCGGTCTTGACGCGAATGACCGCCTTGCGCACGTCTGCTGTCCTTTACGGCCGCGACGGAAGACTGCTGTCCGAGTTTCGTTCGGCCCTAACCCATCAATCGGTCAGTACTCCCAGGGGCCTGGCACCCAACGAAAGACGTCGCCATCGACCGCCACGTGGCAGACGGACGGAAACGACAGGTGCGTGGCCACCAGCGATTGACGGTTCGCCGCCAGCTCGAGCACCACGTCGGTCACCGCCGGATGCGGCGCTCAATCATCTGTGGCAGGCATGGCCGCAAATCCGCTCTTCAAGAAATCGACAAAACCTTCAATCAAAGTGGATTTCTGATGCAGTTTTGATCTCAATAACCACACTCCGAACTCAATCTTGGGTTCGAAGCGCCGCACCAGCACATTCTCAGTCGGGAAATCGTGAGCACTGAATGGATCTATAACTGAAACGCCAACTTTTTCCCCCACCAAGGCAATAGCGGCATCCGACTGGCCGGTCTCTATTTGGAGGTGACGTATCACACCGAAGTCGGAAAACACCTTGTCGATCTGCATCCTCGCGCGGTCCTGTTTCCCGAGCGATATGAATTTCTCGCCTTCAAGGTCGCGCGCATGGATTACCGCCTTCGAGGCGAGAGCGTGACCTGAAGGTAGGATGCATACGGCCTTGACGCTTTTGATGTGAATGCTTTCGATCTCCTCCCGATCTCCGGGAAGAAAGCTGACGCCGACATCCATTTGCTGAGCGGCAACTGCGTCAATCAGGCTGATACTGCGCATGCTTTGCAAATGAAACTCCAGATCGGGTCGTTCTGATATATATGAGGCGATCATCCGGGGTAGAATTCGCTTTCCGATCGCTGGAAACGACCCTACGCTGATTGCGCCCCACTTCTGCTGGCGCAGGGCTTCCGTCACGCGCGAAACACGATTGAGCCCATCGAAAATGCGATTGACTTCGACCAGGAGAGCCGCCGCTTCCCGCGTCGGATGCAACCGGTTCTTGACCCGTTCGAACAGGCTGAACCTGCAGCTTTGTTCCAGCATGGTAATCTGTTGGCTTATCGCCGGCTGAGACACGTTGAGCATCTGCGCGGCGCCGCTGACGCTTCGGCAGGACATCACTGCTCTGAACGCCTCCAATTGCCTCACATTCATCCGTTCGACTTCTCCAATGCGCTATATGTTTATTAGTAGGCCTTATGAAAATGAAAGAAAACAGTATTATTCATTATGGTTGGAACTTGCTAAATAGCCCATGAAATCACCGGTTAAACAAAGGGGAATGAAGCGCGATGAAGAAGATTTTCGCAATGGTGTGCGGGGCCGTGGCGTCTGCGACCGTCGGTGCCGCTCCGGCGCTGGCCGACCAGCTGGACGAGGTTAAGTTGCGCGGCAAGATTATCGTCGGCATCAAAAACGATTACCGCCCGTTCGGCTTTCTCGACAAGGATGCGGCTCTCAAGGGCTTTGAAATTGACCTCGCCAAGCAGGTCGCCAAGAAAATCCTGGGCTCGGAAGATGCGATCGAGCTTGTGCCGGTCATCGCTTCGAACCGTATCGAGCTGCTGAACGCCGGACGCATCGACCTCATCCTGGCCACGCTCGGACAAAACCCGGAACGCGCCAAGGTCATCGATTTCACCGAAGCCTACTACATGATGGCCGGTATCGAACTGCTCAGCCCGAAGGATGCTACAATCCAGTCCTGGGAGGATATCAGCGGCAAGAAGCTCTGCGGCGTTCAAGGTAATCTCTACAATAAGACGATTACCGGGAAATACGGTGCCGAGACGGTGCTGTTTACCGGCACGGCCGAGATGTTCAAGGCCTTTCAGGATGGGCGTTGCGATGCGATCGCCTTCGACGGGCCGATCTTGAGGCAGAAGATTGCCGAGCCGGAATGGGCGGAGAAGTACAAGATCGCGCTCGAGACCTTCAATTACATCCCGATCGCCGGTGGTGTGCGTAAGGACGAACCGGCCTTCCTGAAGGCGGTCAACGAGGCGATCCTGTCGGCTGAAGCTGCCGGCGTACTCGTCAATGCGGAGAAGGAATTCGCCATGGGCGAAAGCGAGTACGTGACCAAGCGGGCCGCCGACGCCGCCGCCGCTGGCCACTAATTCCCCGCAGTGCCGGGCCACATGCCGCATGTGTCCCGGCGTAACGCACATGCGACGGTCCGATGCCGGTGCCATCGCAGAAATTCCAGATAGCAGCGACCGGCTTTAGGCACGGGTTCGTGTCCTCTAGCTAGTGCAGGACCAATATCCATGATTTTCGGATTGGACTTCAATTGGCTGACTGATCAGCTCTATTTCAGTTGGCTGTTGAATGGCCTTTGGGTCACGATGTTGTTGGCTTTGATCGGCACAGCCTCCATGCTGGTCGTTGGCGTAGCCGGCGCAGCGATCGTTCATTTCAGGGTGACATTTGTTCATCCACTTGTGATCGTTCTTGTGGATCTGTTCAGAAACACGCCGCCGCTGGTGCAGCTTTTCTTCCTCTATTTCATGCTGTCCGACCTCGGGGTCACCATCACCGACCATACGACTGGCGCTCAGATCCCGATGTTTTCCGGGTTCGCCTGCGTCGTCATCTCGCTCGCTCTCTACAATGGCTCCATCGCCGTCGAGATCGTCCGTTCGGGTATCGGGGCCGTGCCTTCCCAGACCGTTGAGGCTGCGAGGGCGCTCGGCTACTCGCGCGGGGCAATTTTTCGTCTGGTTGAACTGCCGCTCGCCATGCGCACAACCATTCCCAATATGACCAGCAACGTTGTGAGCCTGATCAAGACCTCGGCCCAAGCCTCTCTGGTGGCCGTTGCCGACGTGATGTTCTACGCCACGCAAATCAGCCTGGAAACATTCCTTAACCTGGAGGTGATGATCGTGATTTGGATCATCTATCTTGTGATCGCATCGATCACGACCTTCGCAGCCAAGTTGATTGGCGAGCGCCTTTCCGTGCCGGGCTTTTCCGGAGGCGTTGGGGTCTGATGGGACATTCGAGAAACGCCTTCTTCGGCTTCCTGGGCGTCATCGCCTTCATGGCCGTCGTCTTCGTCATCACCTATCGCGACGATAGCGGGAATGCGTTCCAGCTCCTCGTCAATCGCACGCCGCTTCTGCTAACGGGAGCGCCGGACTTTTCAGCGGTCAGCGGCGGCTTTGCCGTGAATGTCCTGGTCAGCTTCGTCGTCATGACGATCTCCTCACTTGCCGGCTTTTCGCTGGGCGCGATGATGGTCTCCAATGCGTCGGTCACGCGCAATTTGGCGATCGTCGTCATGAACGTCATGCGCAATTCACCCTGGCTGGTCGTTCTTTACGCAACGCTCTACCTGCTTCCGTTCAAGACTTCATTGTTCGGCTACACCATCTATCTTTCGCCGTTCATCAAAGCGGTGGTGGGTCTGTCGGTGCCGGTCACGGCGTATATGGCGGAAGTGTTCCGCTCCGGCATTCGTGCCATTCCCGACGGACAGTGGGAATCGGCGCGGGCGCTCGGCTACACCCGCCGGCAGATCATGAGCTCAATCATCCTGCCGCAGGCCCTGCCGATCATGCTCCCCAACATCATGACCACCTACGCCATGCTGTTCATCGGCACCAGCCTCATAGTCGTTACCGGCACCACCGACATCATGTCCATCGGCAAGACTGTCATCGCCGCGGACGGCGACCGGTATGCGACCGCCATCTACCTCTACATTCTGCTCATGTTCTTTGTGTTCGCCTATCCACTGGCGACCTGGAGCCGAAGCCTGGAACGTCGCCTGAGGATGCAATACTGATATGACCAAAAGCACGATCGAGCCGATTATCGAGATTTCGAACATCCGAAAGTCCTTTGGCCACGTGAGTGTGCTGAATGACATCTCCATGGCGGTCCAGCCAGGAAGTGTCGTCTGCATCATAGGGCCGTCGGGATCGGGCAAGTCGACCCTCCTGCGATGCATCAACGCGCTGGTGCCCATCGATGCCGGCACGATCAGGGTTGGTGAATTCGAAGTTGAGAAGCTGCAAACCGAAAAACAACTAGTGCCCCTCCGGCACAAGGTTTCAATGGTGTTTCAGCAATACAATCTCTTTCCGCATCGCACGGTCTTGGAAAACATCGTCATGGCACCGGTCAAGGTGCTCGGCCAGAACAAGGCTGATGTTGAAAAGCGCGCGCTGGAACTCCTCGGCAAAGTCAAGCTGACGGGCAAGGAAAACGCCTATCCGGGGCAGCTTTCCGGCGGTCAGCAGCAGCGTGTGGCGATTGCCCGCGCGCTGGCCATGCAGCCGCAGATCATACTTTTCGACGAAGTCACGGCGGCCCTTGATCCGGAAATGGTCAAAGAGGTGCTCAACGTCATTCGCGATCTCGCCAGCGAAGGCATGACCTGCGTTCTCGTAACCCATGAGATGCGTTTCGCCGAGGAAGTTGCTGACGAGGTCTATTTCACCGATCGCGGAGTGATCGTCGAGCACGGCCCACCCGACGAAATGTTCAAGAACCCCAAAGACGAGCGCTTCCGCGAATTCCTATCCAAAGTCCTGTAAGGCTAGTTAACATCATGAAAAAATATAAAATTCTTGTCCCAGATGCCCACCAGCGGGATCTTGAGATCGAAAAGAACGTGTCGGGAGACCATTTCGACTATGTGATCTACGACGAAACGGATCCCAACGCGATTGCTGATAGCGACTGGCGGTCGTGTGATGCCATACTCGTCTGGCATCGCATGCGCATCCAGCCCGAAACGATCGCCAAGCTCGACAACTGCAAGCATATCGTCCGCGTCGGCGTCGGCTTCGACAACGTCCACGTTGCGGCCTGCCGTGATGCCGGCATTCCGGTCTCGAACGTTCCGAACTATGGAACCACCGAGGTGGCGGACCACGCTCTGGCAATGATGCTCTATCTGGTGCGCGGCATCGGCAGTTATGAGAAACGGATGAAGGCCGATCCGGTCGCTGGCTTCGTTGCCGAAAACGTTCCGGTCGTACGCCGCATCCGTGGCGGCCATTTCGCAGCCATCGGTCTTGGCCGCATCGGTACCGCCGTGGCCCGTCGCGCTGCCGCTTTCGACATGAGCGTCGCCTATTTCGACCCCTATCTGCCGGAAGGCCACGATCTCGGCATCGGCTTCGAACGTCGACACTCCCTTGAAGGGCTGCTCGCGGATGCCGACGTGGTCAGCATTCATACCCCGCTCAACGAAGAAACCCGATCCATGGTTAACGATGAGCTGTTGGCGATGTGCAAGGACGATACCGTGTTCATTAACATCGCACGCGGCGGTCTGGTGGACATCGAAGCACTCGAGCGAGCGCTGCGTAGCGGCAAACTCGCCGCCGCCGGTCTCGATGTCCTACCTCAGGAGCCGCCGGTCAAAGAGCCAACGCTTTTGACCGCATGGCGGAACGACGAGGAGTGGCTGGCCGGCCGATTCATCGTTTCTCCGCATGCCGCCTTCTACTCCGAGGCCGGTTATGTCGATATGCGCACGTTCTCGGCGCAAATCCTGATGGACTTCTTGCTCAAGGGAAAAATTCGCAACAACGTCAACCCCGGTTGGCAATCGGTCAAGCCATAACGGTCGGAGAAGAAGCATGGCACACATTCGTATCGACCAGCCGTTCCACCGGCTTAGCCACGACGTTTTGGCAGCCTGGCGGGAAATCCCGCCGGCGGTAGCCTCGGATTGCATGAACCGTACACAGTCGCTCGGTTCCGCCTTGAAACCGGTCAGCACCGGGCTGACCGTTTGCGGTCAGGCGCGGACGGCCGAAGTCATGGTGGGTGATTGCGCCAGTATTTGCGAGCTCATCGGTGCGGCCCGGCCGGGCGAAATCCTTGTGGTTGATGCCGGCGGCTTCGAGGACACCGCAGTGTGGGGCGGCATCATGACCGCCGAAGCCTCCCATCGCAAGCTGGGCGGCGCCGTCGTCCATGGCGCCGTACGCGATGTCGCCGAAATTCGGCAGCTGGGTTTCAACATGTTCTGCAAGGCCGTAGTGCCGAAGGGACCGCATCAGGGTTTCGGCGGTGTCATAGATGGCCGCATAGCCATCAATGGCGCAACAATCCGCCCCGGTGATGTCGTCATCGGCAATGACGATGGCATCGTTGTCATCCCGCTGGAGCGCGCCAGTGAGATCTTGGCAGCCGCCCAGGCGCACTTGAAGAAGGAGGCCGTCTACATCGATGGTATCCGCAATGGCCAGACGATCATGGAAATGTACAAGATGACGATGTCAAAGGTCCTGGAGCCAAGTTCCTGATCCTGCCCATCGGCTAACCAACCGTGCTGGTCGTGCCCCACGGCCAGCACGGGTTTCGGCGTACCTCTTCAGGCGCCGCAGTTTCATACCGGACCGCTCAATGTCACATCGTCACGCCCCTTTGATGGCAAGACTGACTGCCATTTTCGGCCATGCACCCAGCCCCCTGCAACTGCTTTAACCTCGGCAATGGCGACGTCAGCATATTCTTTATGCCGGAAGAGAAAAACCGCAGCAGCCGACTCTCAGTCGTGAACTTGGCGAATATAACGGACAGCAAAATGCAAAAAGTACCCCGCATCATCGACGCCCGGACCGCGGCAGACCTCCTTCCATTCGAGACGCTGATCGAGCGGTTACGCCGGGCCTATGCCGATGGCTGCCATGTCCCGGAGCGCCATCATCATCGCGTGTCGATGGAAAGCGAGAGCGAAGCCACGCTCCTCCTGATGCCGGCATGGTCGAAACAAGGCGCAGAACGCTATCTCGGCGTCAAGCTTGTCAACGTCTTTCCCGACAACACGCAGATAGCGCTGCCAGGCCTGTTTTCGACCTATATCCTCTCCGATGGTAGAACCGGCGCACCACTGGCCTTTATCGACGGTAACGTCATCACCAGTCGTCGCACGGTCGCCGCGTCCGCACTGGCCGCGGACTATCTAGCCCGCAAGGATGCCGACACATTGCTGGTGATCGGCTCCGGCCGCGTTGCCAGCCTTTTGCCCTATGCCTATGCCGCTGTCCGCAAGTTCGGGAAGGTCCTGATCTGGGACATCCATGAGAAAGGTGCCAAAATGCTGGCGCAGAAGCTTGTTGCCGACGGTTTCAATGCCGAGGCTGTAGACGCGCTTGAGCCTGCTGTGCGCCGGGCGGACGTCATCACAGCTGCGACGCTGTCGAGCCAGCCTCTTGTCCTCGGCGCCTGGGTAAAGCCCGGCACGCACGTCGATCTCATAGGCGCGTTTACGCCGCGCATGCGCGAGAGCGACGGGGCTCTATTGCAAAAGGCATTGATCTTCATCGATACCGAAGAGGCCATGATCGAGGGTGGCGACATCGTCGCTGCCGTCAATGAAGGTTTCATTGATCGTGACGCCATCAAGGGCACGCTACAACAGTTGTGCGCCGGCACGGTAAAAGGCCGACACTCGGACATCCCGATCTCCTGCTTCAAGGCGGTGGGGACGGCATTGGCGGACCTCGCTGCCGCCTCTCTTGTTTATGAAGCGATAACGGCCCACTAGAGGACCTTACCAGGTCGCGGCGTCCGATGTGGTTTGGCGAAGCGGCAAGATGAGCACCTACGGTCCGGGATCACGCTTCGGCGTCCTACACGATGACTACGGCACCGTGCCCGCTGCCGAAGACCTGAAGCCCGGCAAGAGCAGCAATCACGGCCAAGCCATTTCCTTCGAGTTCATCCTCGAGACCAACCCGGCAATTTTCTCGCCATGGTCCAACGCGCATCGTTGCGGTTGTGGCTGCGCGCTTATGAGTCTACGGCCTAGAGTGCGACATCCCCGTCGATCTTGGCATCGAAGTCAACGTCAATACTCCCAGCAACCCTGGCAGCCCTTCAAATACTTGGCCCTCAATCGCTTGCGCGCGGCGCTTGAACCATCTCATTCTTGCCACACCGCTGACATCTGCCTGTTGTGCTTGCCTGCTACACCTTCTCTGAAAGGTGTTCACCATGCACGATATGACTATGTCACAGGTCTTGCGAGACCCTATGATCAGGCAAATGTTGCGGGCCGATGGCACCAGCCTGAAATCCTTCGCGCGCCTTCTCAAAAAGGCTGCGGTGATCATGATCGCTGAGAAGGCGGCTGACACCATTCTGCATCAGGTTTAAGAGTGGTTGTCCCTTGCCTCCGAATGAAGGGAGATATGGATGAGCACCGGGGCAATGCGGTGCGCATGGTGAACCTTGTAGTAATGCCGCTGAACGACAACTGCAGGGATCATGCAGCGCTAGATGGGCCAACGGTTCGATTCCCATCAAGGCGATGAGATCGATGTGCTCACTATCTGATAACAGCGAAGCCGGTGGGCTAGCGCTGCGGCTGGCGCAACCGATCCGCCCATCGCTACCTAGAAGGCCAGCCATGGGCAGCATCAGAGCTTCGAAGCTGAGGGTGTGACTGGTGTGCGGCTCCTGGAATCCTTTACGGCGCTTGGATTAGTTCCAGCACCAGGCCCTCTGGGTTGCGCAAATAGGCGATGCGTGCTCCCTGGTTGGGGCCCGCGTCGATAACGATCACTTCGCCCATCGGTTCGAGGCCATGCTTGCTCGCTTTCGCGAGCGCAGCATCGATATCAACATTGAACCCGAGGTGCAGCGAACCGAGATCGCATGCGCGTGGCGCAAAGGCCTGGCGTTCATCTGGACCTGAATAGGCCAAAAGCTCGACGGTGCCGCCGCTGGCATTGCGCATATAGGCAATTTCGACGCGCGCCCCGGGTACGCCGATGACGCGTGAGATCAGGTCGGGATCGCGCGGCGCGCGCGAGACCAGTTCGAACTCGAATAGATCGCTGAACAGCGCGATGGAGCGGTCAAGATCGCCCACCGTGATACCGGTGTGGTTGAGCGTTACGGACATATGAACCTCCTCATGTTATTGCTCGCATCAATGGGCAAGATAGCCACCGTCGACCGGCAGGACATGCCCGGTGACCATGGCCGCCGCGGGCGAGACGAGATAGAGCACGGCTGCA from the Rhizobium sp. ARZ01 genome contains:
- a CDS encoding LysR substrate-binding domain-containing protein, with the protein product MNVRQLEAFRAVMSCRSVSGAAQMLNVSQPAISQQITMLEQSCRFSLFERVKNRLHPTREAAALLVEVNRIFDGLNRVSRVTEALRQQKWGAISVGSFPAIGKRILPRMIASYISERPDLEFHLQSMRSISLIDAVAAQQMDVGVSFLPGDREEIESIHIKSVKAVCILPSGHALASKAVIHARDLEGEKFISLGKQDRARMQIDKVFSDFGVIRHLQIETGQSDAAIALVGEKVGVSVIDPFSAHDFPTENVLVRRFEPKIEFGVWLLRSKLHQKSTLIEGFVDFLKSGFAAMPATDD
- a CDS encoding transporter substrate-binding domain-containing protein, giving the protein MKKIFAMVCGAVASATVGAAPALADQLDEVKLRGKIIVGIKNDYRPFGFLDKDAALKGFEIDLAKQVAKKILGSEDAIELVPVIASNRIELLNAGRIDLILATLGQNPERAKVIDFTEAYYMMAGIELLSPKDATIQSWEDISGKKLCGVQGNLYNKTITGKYGAETVLFTGTAEMFKAFQDGRCDAIAFDGPILRQKIAEPEWAEKYKIALETFNYIPIAGGVRKDEPAFLKAVNEAILSAEAAGVLVNAEKEFAMGESEYVTKRAADAAAAGH
- a CDS encoding amino acid ABC transporter permease, with amino-acid sequence MIFGLDFNWLTDQLYFSWLLNGLWVTMLLALIGTASMLVVGVAGAAIVHFRVTFVHPLVIVLVDLFRNTPPLVQLFFLYFMLSDLGVTITDHTTGAQIPMFSGFACVVISLALYNGSIAVEIVRSGIGAVPSQTVEAARALGYSRGAIFRLVELPLAMRTTIPNMTSNVVSLIKTSAQASLVAVADVMFYATQISLETFLNLEVMIVIWIIYLVIASITTFAAKLIGERLSVPGFSGGVGV
- a CDS encoding amino acid ABC transporter permease — its product is MGHSRNAFFGFLGVIAFMAVVFVITYRDDSGNAFQLLVNRTPLLLTGAPDFSAVSGGFAVNVLVSFVVMTISSLAGFSLGAMMVSNASVTRNLAIVVMNVMRNSPWLVVLYATLYLLPFKTSLFGYTIYLSPFIKAVVGLSVPVTAYMAEVFRSGIRAIPDGQWESARALGYTRRQIMSSIILPQALPIMLPNIMTTYAMLFIGTSLIVVTGTTDIMSIGKTVIAADGDRYATAIYLYILLMFFVFAYPLATWSRSLERRLRMQY
- a CDS encoding amino acid ABC transporter ATP-binding protein; its protein translation is MTKSTIEPIIEISNIRKSFGHVSVLNDISMAVQPGSVVCIIGPSGSGKSTLLRCINALVPIDAGTIRVGEFEVEKLQTEKQLVPLRHKVSMVFQQYNLFPHRTVLENIVMAPVKVLGQNKADVEKRALELLGKVKLTGKENAYPGQLSGGQQQRVAIARALAMQPQIILFDEVTAALDPEMVKEVLNVIRDLASEGMTCVLVTHEMRFAEEVADEVYFTDRGVIVEHGPPDEMFKNPKDERFREFLSKVL
- a CDS encoding C-terminal binding protein, whose translation is MKKYKILVPDAHQRDLEIEKNVSGDHFDYVIYDETDPNAIADSDWRSCDAILVWHRMRIQPETIAKLDNCKHIVRVGVGFDNVHVAACRDAGIPVSNVPNYGTTEVADHALAMMLYLVRGIGSYEKRMKADPVAGFVAENVPVVRRIRGGHFAAIGLGRIGTAVARRAAAFDMSVAYFDPYLPEGHDLGIGFERRHSLEGLLADADVVSIHTPLNEETRSMVNDELLAMCKDDTVFINIARGGLVDIEALERALRSGKLAAAGLDVLPQEPPVKEPTLLTAWRNDEEWLAGRFIVSPHAAFYSEAGYVDMRTFSAQILMDFLLKGKIRNNVNPGWQSVKP
- a CDS encoding RraA family protein — its product is MAHIRIDQPFHRLSHDVLAAWREIPPAVASDCMNRTQSLGSALKPVSTGLTVCGQARTAEVMVGDCASICELIGAARPGEILVVDAGGFEDTAVWGGIMTAEASHRKLGGAVVHGAVRDVAEIRQLGFNMFCKAVVPKGPHQGFGGVIDGRIAINGATIRPGDVVIGNDDGIVVIPLERASEILAAAQAHLKKEAVYIDGIRNGQTIMEMYKMTMSKVLEPSS
- a CDS encoding ornithine cyclodeaminase family protein; its protein translation is MTDSKMQKVPRIIDARTAADLLPFETLIERLRRAYADGCHVPERHHHRVSMESESEATLLLMPAWSKQGAERYLGVKLVNVFPDNTQIALPGLFSTYILSDGRTGAPLAFIDGNVITSRRTVAASALAADYLARKDADTLLVIGSGRVASLLPYAYAAVRKFGKVLIWDIHEKGAKMLAQKLVADGFNAEAVDALEPAVRRADVITAATLSSQPLVLGAWVKPGTHVDLIGAFTPRMRESDGALLQKALIFIDTEEAMIEGGDIVAAVNEGFIDRDAIKGTLQQLCAGTVKGRHSDIPISCFKAVGTALADLAAASLVYEAITAH
- a CDS encoding VOC family protein; its protein translation is MSVTLNHTGITVGDLDRSIALFSDLFEFELVSRAPRDPDLISRVIGVPGARVEIAYMRNASGGTVELLAYSGPDERQAFAPRACDLGSLHLGFNVDIDAALAKASKHGLEPMGEVIVIDAGPNQGARIAYLRNPEGLVLELIQAP